CCTTAACCACTTGGCTACGCCCGCCATATATATCGCTTAGGTATTATAGCATCATTGGCTAGCATTTTACGCTCATGGTTTAAAATCAATAAAAGTATTTTTGAACTACATGGTATTGAAAAAAATCGGTACGCTGGGAATTATTGTCGCGGGGATAAGTGCGATCGCTGTGATCACCAACCCAGGTGAAGCAGGATATCGAAAATATGCCGATGACAAGATTAAAACGGAATTAAAAGCTCAAATTTGTACCCAGGTTGCAGAAGATCTAGGAGTATGGTTGGAGGGTCAATGTCATATTTTGATCGGCACCGCTAGTCCTTATTTAGCAGAGGCAATCAGCCAACAAACACAGCGACAAAACTTTTACCTTTTCAGTATTTATCAAGCAGATCTCGCTCTCCCTGCACCCCTGCCTAGATATCATGTAGCAACCATTGGTATCTTTGGCAATTACCATATCTATCGAGCCAAAAAACTTTAATTGGCTGAAGGTCTAATGTTTATCTAAACTGGAGAAAGAAATTCTACAGCCTGGAGTTGATCTATGAGTCAAGATAATGGTAAAAATGACAATTTTACTTCTACCGCCCCTAAAAGCGATACTGTTCGTAATCCTCCCTATGGAAAAGTTAAAAGTTTAGATCAAGGACAAAGATATTGCATCAATAAAATTGAAATTAATCCAGGGGAACATATGAGTACCCAAATGCATTATCACCGTAGTGAGCATTGGATTGTAGTTTCAGGAACTGCTAAAGTAATCTGTGATGGTCAAGAAACCCTAGTGATGGCAAATCAGTCTACTTATGTCCCCATGAATACTGCTCACCGAGTCGAAAATCCTGGAGTTATTCCTTTGGTGATGATTGAGGTGCAAAATGGGGAGTATCTGGGAGATGACGATATTATTCGTTATGATGATTAGCGATCGCTAAATCCTGAACAGAAAAGTTAAGATTGCAAGCTCGCTCCTAGCCAATCAAGATAGGTTTTGGAGCCTGCAACTATCGGTAAGGCAATAATCTCTGGCACTTCATAACTATGGAGTGTTTTAATTGTGGCAGCTAGTTCGTCAAACTTACTCAGATCTGTTTTAATTATTAGCTGGTATTCTTGGTCATGATTAATTTTCCCCTGCCAAAGATAGATGGAGTCGAGGGGAAACAGATTAACGCAGGCAGCTAAGGACGCTTCAATTAGTTGGGTGGCGATCCGTAAGGGTACGCGGAGCGTAATCGCTTTTCCTTCTGCCAACGAAGCAACGGTAACTAAAACCACGCCATAAGTCGAGTTGGTCATAGATAGAATACGTTATGAAGCTATTTGAATTGGCTGAGAAGTTTGATTGAGGGAAATATTTTTTTGAGTATTGGACAAGAAAAACTGAGCGGAGTGAGACAACATCTGTTCGGTGAAACTGAGATCGAAAACTGCCGACTCAAGATTAGCTCCCTGTAAATCTGTGTAAGTCAAATCGACATCGCTTAGATTGGCTAGCTTTAAAGAAGCGCCAGTTAAATCGGCGTCAGTTAAATTGGCTTGAGTCAAATCGGCGTTGTCTAAATTGCCTTTTCTCAGTTGAGCTGCTGCCAAATTAGCCCGATACAAATTAGCACAGTTTAGATTAGCGTTTCTTAATTGAGCAGCTTTTAGATTGGCACTGCTCAAGTCACTATTACTAAGATTAGCTTTGGTTAACCTGGCTTGACTAAAATTAATGCCTCTAAGATCGGTACAGCTGAGATCGACGTCAATCAAGAAAGTTTGACCTAAATTAACTCCAGTTAATGAGCTACCCTGTAGCTGCGCACCCGTTAATCGTCCTTCCCGTAAATCTGCCCACTGAAGGTTAGTTTGAGTTAAATTGGCTTGTCTCAGGTTGACTTTAAACAACTTAGCGCCACAGAGATTTGCTCCCAAGAGATTTGCCGCTCTTAAATTAGCGTGGGCTAGGTTCGCACCACTAAGCTGGGCATCAGTTAGCTGAGATTTAACCATAAAAGCACCAGTTAAATTAGCCTTAGTCAGATCTGCCTGGGCAAGATTTACCTCACTCATTTTGGCAAAGCTAAGATTTGCCCAGTTAAAAGTTGCTTCACTAAGAATTGATTTGGTCAAGAAAGCACGGCTCAGATTTGCTCCCACTAAATTCGCTGCTGTTAGATTAACGCCAATCAGCATGATGCCTGATAGATCGATTCCACTTAAATTTACGCCTGTAAAGTCTCGATAACCCTGTTCATAAAATTTTAGGAGCTGATCCTTATTCATAATCGTTATCAGTTTTGAATCTCAGTAAATACAGTTCAAGCGATCGCCAGTAATACCTAAATGACTATCTACCTACTTGCATTATTACCTGTAATCTTCAGCACAACTATAGAATGATAACTTTTGTCTAAATATGTTTTAATCTATGGTTATAAATTATTTAATCTTTACACCAATCATTCTGATGTTGCTGATTTTGCCCCAAACTTAATGGGATAAAGAATAAATTCGCCCATCAATCAAAAGCCGAGTAATACCCTTATCTTGGAGATGATGAGAAGTTTTTTGCAGCATCCGTCCATCAGGAACTTTAATCACCCGCTCGCGCCGATGAGAAAAGCGTTTAGCAATACGATGGTTATCAAAGACAGGGAGAGTTGTTTGCCTGGTTTCTGCGTCGGGAATAGCGCCTAAATCAGCAAATTCAGCAAGAGGCTTAACAATTAGCTCGGCGCAGCGGTCAATCACCAAATAGCAAGTTCTGGGCAGGGCAGCTTGAGACAAAGGGAGAATTTGAATATTACTAAAATCGGCAGTAGGACTAGGGTAGGAGATATCATCGTCGTCATCGTCATCCTCATCCTCGTCATCCTCATCGTCTTCCTCGTCATTAATATCTTCTAGATCTTCTCCCAGCATTTCTTTGAGGGCAACAAGCTCCATTTCGTCATTCTCATCGTCGTCATCCTCTTCTAGTTCCAGGCGATCGCGTTTGAGAATTAGACGTTCGCTTTTGGGAATAGTTTCTTCGTTAGATTTACCGCGTACCTTATCTAAAATCAACTTAACAGGTGCTGGTTCTGGCTCTGGCGCGACTTGTTCTGCTGGTTCTATTGCCACCTCAGGAATCTCTAGCGATACTTCTGGTGGGGGTGCAACTTCTATGGCAGAAGCAGTCGAGCGGCGACGACGACGGATCTTCGATTCTTCTGGTGGCTGTTCGGGCTGATCTGAAATAAGATTTGAGGCGATCGCTAATTCAGGCAGAACATCATCACTAGCGATCGTTTTTTGAGCTTTTTTACGCTTGACTTTAGACTGAGGTTTTTCTTTCGTCTTAGTCTTCGTCTTGGCTGGCTGGGAACTTTGATCCTCTTCGACAGATTTTTCTCCTCTGGGAGTGCGGGCTAAACGCTTCTGCTGAATG
Above is a genomic segment from Pleurocapsa minor HA4230-MV1 containing:
- a CDS encoding divalent-cation tolerance protein CutA, coding for MTNSTYGVVLVTVASLAEGKAITLRVPLRIATQLIEASLAACVNLFPLDSIYLWQGKINHDQEYQLIIKTDLSKFDELAATIKTLHSYEVPEIIALPIVAGSKTYLDWLGASLQS
- a CDS encoding DUF4359 domain-containing protein; its protein translation is MVLKKIGTLGIIVAGISAIAVITNPGEAGYRKYADDKIKTELKAQICTQVAEDLGVWLEGQCHILIGTASPYLAEAISQQTQRQNFYLFSIYQADLALPAPLPRYHVATIGIFGNYHIYRAKKL
- a CDS encoding pentapeptide repeat-containing protein, whose amino-acid sequence is MNKDQLLKFYEQGYRDFTGVNLSGIDLSGIMLIGVNLTAANLVGANLSRAFLTKSILSEATFNWANLSFAKMSEVNLAQADLTKANLTGAFMVKSQLTDAQLSGANLAHANLRAANLLGANLCGAKLFKVNLRQANLTQTNLQWADLREGRLTGAQLQGSSLTGVNLGQTFLIDVDLSCTDLRGINFSQARLTKANLSNSDLSSANLKAAQLRNANLNCANLYRANLAAAQLRKGNLDNADLTQANLTDADLTGASLKLANLSDVDLTYTDLQGANLESAVFDLSFTEQMLSHSAQFFLSNTQKNISLNQTSQPIQIAS
- a CDS encoding phosphomannose isomerase type II C-terminal cupin domain, which gives rise to MSQDNGKNDNFTSTAPKSDTVRNPPYGKVKSLDQGQRYCINKIEINPGEHMSTQMHYHRSEHWIVVSGTAKVICDGQETLVMANQSTYVPMNTAHRVENPGVIPLVMIEVQNGEYLGDDDIIRYDD